A single region of the Triticum dicoccoides isolate Atlit2015 ecotype Zavitan chromosome 2B, WEW_v2.0, whole genome shotgun sequence genome encodes:
- the LOC119365996 gene encoding uncharacterized protein LOC119365996: MATAGNSKAPSGENPSLAGELYQAAISLHQSINRIGAKGDMMFEIGRLDAAHRVTLFELRSEMFELSEKISGLMHDAARIEAKGEMDTDGRSLMAERKELLDLLAKETKGLFGGKAGNLPESISEILLKFRNFVGDINSVFEAEQTRKEAAAVLSLGFRLHFFSKQIHELWQEMCKLQSLFSPENKDVMRTMIVLKNEYLPRICKLQWIAKRVSMLQQVDPDFDSKVKLMMIQLKSESFLSAMEEVERERICKSSMDEEERRFAAYRMNWDRIWGHHKNFDDQTLLSPMLYTHCTPRRIPIEAAAGSTLQIYSIKISATKNLTLPVEVYGVVAARDTADRHRNPIFLRRSNYCQKLEENDSFLCLDGPVRAIVSMGTVYFEIQLKVKGASESEDRALISTYFFYNGDSSGGHVAKNDFCTVEFCWEQLRQSVQATILSVFVTSVDGKLPFPHGGRVVCSSQPQDGNEDIAGLSSRQVVLVDSEGGRMPIAEHGYLELSREVVSVELNGELKVLIEAYSTTQSVESAQVILITPKKSNITKVASSLYAGGPKVEITVAWSLIPSKMLN; encoded by the exons ATGGCGACGGCAGGGAATTCGAAGGCACCGAGTGGCGAGAATCCGTCCTTAGCCGGGGAGCTCTATCAGGCTGCAATCTCTCTGCATCAGAGTATCAACCGGATCGGGGCCAAGGGGGACATGATGTTCGAGATTGGTCGTCTTGACGCCGCGCATCGCGTAACTCTGTTTGAGTTGAGATCGGAGATGTTCGAGCTGTCGGAAAAGATCAGCGGCCTGATGCACGACGCCGCTCGTATTgaagctaaaggtgagatggacaCTGATGGGAGGTCGTTGATGGCAGAAAGAAAGGAGCTGCTCGATCTGTTAGCAAAGGAGACCAAGGGGTTGTTCGGTGGCAAGGCAGGCAATCTACCCGAATCGATTAGTGAGATCCTACTGAAATTCAGAAATTTTGTCGGTGACATCAATTCAGTATTTGAAGCAGAACAGACCCGCAAGGAGGCAGCGGCAGTGCTAAGCTTGGGCTTCAGGCTACACTTCTTCTCCAAGCAGATCCATGAGCTGTGGCAAGAGATGTGCAAGTTGCAGAGTTTGTTCTCGCCAGAGAACAAAGATGTCATGAGAACAATGATCGTTTTGAAGAATGAGTACCTGCCCCGTATCTGCAAGTTGCAATGGATTGCTAAACGTGTCAGCATGCTGCAGCAAGTGGACCCGGATTTTGATTCCAAGGTGAAATTGATGATGATACAGTTGAAATCTGAATCTTTCTTATCAGCTATGGAGGAGGTGGAGAGGGAACGCATATGCAAATCTTCCATGGACGAGGAGGAGAGGAGGTTCGCTGCCTACCGTATGAACTGGGACCGTATATGGGGGCACCACAAGAACTTCGACGACCAGA CGCTTTTGAGCCCCATGCTCTATACACATTGCACACCGCGCCGCATCCCAATTGAAGCTGCAGCCGGGAGTACCTTACAGATCTATTCCATTAAAATCTCGGCAACAAAAAATCTCACATTGCCAGTGGAGGTGTATGGAGTGGTAGCAGCCCGAGATACTGCGGACCGTCATCGCAACCCTATATTCCTTCGCAGAAGTAACTACTGCCAAAAACTGGAAGAAAAT GATTCCTTTTTGTGCCTGGATGGCCCGGTTCGTGCGATTGTGTCCATGGGCACTGTGTACTTTGAAATTCAACTAAAAGTAAAGGGCGCATCAGAATCTGAAGATAGAGCATTGATCAGTACTTATTTCTTCTACAACGGTGATAGTTCCGGCGGGCATGTGGCTAAGAACGACTTCTGCACAGTGGAGTTTTGCTGGGAGCAACTTCGGCAGTCAGTGCAGGCTACTATCCTGAGTGTGTTTGTTACATCTGTAGATGGAAAATTGCCTTTTCCACATGGTGGCAGAGTTGTTTGCTCTTCACAACCTCAGGATGGTAATGAAGATATTGCTGGGCTCTCATCCAGGCAAGTTGTGTTGGTTGATTCAGAAGGCGGAAGAATGCCAATCGCTGAACATGGCTATCTTGAGCTGTCAAGAGAAGTGGTTTCTGTGGAATTGAATGGAGAGTTAAAAGTCCTTATAGAGGCCTATTCGACAACACAATCTGTTGAGAGTGCTCAAGTCATCTTAATCACACCTAAAAAATCCAACATAACTAAAGTTGCAAGTAGCCTATATGCTGGTGGCCCTAAGGTGGAGATTACTGTTGCTTGGTCCCTCATTCCGTCGAAGATGCTTAATTGA